A genomic segment from Dietzia psychralcaliphila encodes:
- a CDS encoding DsbA family oxidoreductase, which translates to MRIDIWSDVVCPFCWIGKRHLEAALEAFRSDHPGTEVEVVWRAFELDPAAPRHGDPVVDESTAQMLSRKYGMTLSEAEAGQEQMAERFRELGLEFNWRAATTSSTFDAHRLAALAADHGLSDEVDEALRRAYFTDGERLSDPEVLRRVGVGAGVPADAVDRMLTGDGFGDRVREDIEAARGIGVKGVPFFVLDGRLAVSGAQPVEVFGQALEQALAARQA; encoded by the coding sequence ATGCGCATAGACATCTGGTCCGACGTCGTCTGCCCGTTCTGCTGGATCGGCAAACGCCACCTCGAGGCCGCACTGGAGGCCTTCCGTTCAGACCACCCCGGGACGGAGGTCGAGGTGGTCTGGCGGGCCTTCGAGCTCGACCCCGCCGCGCCACGACACGGCGACCCCGTCGTCGACGAGTCCACAGCGCAGATGCTCTCGCGCAAGTACGGGATGACGCTCTCGGAGGCCGAAGCCGGGCAGGAACAGATGGCCGAACGGTTCAGGGAGCTCGGGTTGGAGTTCAACTGGCGTGCCGCCACCACCTCCTCCACCTTCGATGCGCACCGGTTGGCGGCGCTGGCAGCCGATCACGGCCTGTCGGACGAGGTCGACGAGGCACTGCGCCGCGCCTACTTCACCGACGGCGAGCGGCTCTCGGACCCGGAGGTACTCAGGCGCGTCGGCGTCGGCGCCGGGGTCCCCGCGGACGCCGTCGACCGGATGCTCACAGGAGACGGGTTCGGCGACCGTGTTCGCGAGGACATCGAGGCCGCTCGCGGCATCGGGGTGAAGGGAGTGCCGTTCTTCGTCCTGGACGGCCGGCTGGCCGTCAGCGGGGCACAACCGGTCGAGGTGTTCGGCCAGGCCCTGGAGCAGGCCCTGGCCGCACGGCAGGCCTGA
- a CDS encoding GNAT family N-acetyltransferase, with translation MIVRVEPAVVSELDSIADLAARTFPLACPPGLPREAVDSFIAQHLSPVALGSHLDTPGHELLTARAPGGDIVGYALLLDGTEMDPTCAGQILHRPTVGVSKLYVDPRHHGSGVAVLVLDEITRRCSGRGVRSLWLATNVANVRARRFYDKQGFAERGVRTFDVGGVSNTDVVYEKDLGATAPVSD, from the coding sequence GTGATCGTCCGCGTCGAGCCCGCAGTCGTGTCGGAACTCGACTCGATCGCTGACCTGGCGGCACGGACCTTCCCCTTGGCGTGTCCCCCGGGCCTGCCCCGGGAGGCCGTCGACTCGTTCATCGCCCAACATCTCTCGCCGGTGGCCCTGGGTAGCCATCTGGACACCCCCGGACACGAGCTCCTCACGGCCAGGGCGCCGGGGGGCGACATCGTCGGGTACGCACTTCTGCTCGACGGCACCGAGATGGATCCGACATGCGCCGGCCAGATCCTGCACCGACCCACTGTCGGGGTCAGCAAGCTGTACGTCGACCCCCGACACCACGGTTCGGGGGTCGCCGTCCTGGTGCTCGACGAGATCACCCGGAGGTGTTCCGGTCGTGGTGTCCGCAGCCTGTGGCTCGCCACCAACGTCGCCAACGTCAGGGCGCGCCGGTTCTACGACAAGCAGGGGTTCGCCGAGCGGGGAGTGCGCACCTTCGACGTGGGCGGTGTATCGAACACCGACGTCGTGTACGAGAAGGACCTGGGCGCGACGGCCCCGGTGTCGGACTGA
- the zapE gene encoding cell division protein ZapE, translated as MVSRLVDVTPVVPADQLVAQMVPPSMFDDVSFESYIPDPAEPSQATAVRACQDFAEGVVSRRAPKKGLFGRRPKAVEGMGIYLDGGFGVGKTHLLTSIYHTCPEPKAFGTFVELTHVVGALGFNRAVEELSGHSVLCIDEFELDDPGDTMLVSRLLAELTTAGVSVAATSNTLPEQLGEGRFAAKDFMREIRKMSGIFESIRVDGPDYRHRNLPPAPDPMSDADLEADAGADPGATLDDFDALCEHLATLHPSKYNRLVDGVTRVCLRDVAPLPDQAIALRLVVLADRLYDAGIPVRNSGEKLDAIFTEEMISGGYRKKYLRATSRLLALSRFDTVGG; from the coding sequence ATGGTCTCTCGCCTCGTTGACGTCACCCCGGTGGTCCCCGCCGACCAACTCGTGGCACAGATGGTCCCGCCGTCGATGTTCGATGACGTGAGTTTCGAGTCCTACATCCCGGACCCGGCGGAGCCCTCGCAAGCCACCGCGGTCAGGGCGTGTCAGGACTTCGCGGAGGGGGTCGTGTCCCGTCGCGCGCCCAAGAAGGGGTTGTTCGGACGTCGACCCAAGGCGGTCGAGGGCATGGGGATCTACCTCGACGGTGGATTCGGCGTCGGCAAGACCCACCTGTTGACCTCGATCTACCACACGTGTCCCGAGCCCAAGGCGTTCGGCACGTTCGTCGAGTTGACGCACGTGGTGGGCGCCCTCGGGTTCAACCGTGCGGTCGAGGAACTCTCCGGACACTCGGTGCTGTGCATCGACGAGTTCGAACTCGACGATCCCGGTGACACCATGCTGGTCTCCCGGCTGCTCGCGGAGCTCACCACCGCGGGCGTCAGCGTGGCAGCCACCTCCAACACCCTTCCCGAACAACTCGGTGAGGGACGGTTCGCCGCCAAGGACTTCATGCGCGAGATCCGCAAGATGTCGGGGATCTTCGAGTCGATCCGTGTCGACGGCCCCGACTACCGTCACCGGAACCTGCCCCCGGCGCCCGACCCGATGTCCGACGCCGATCTGGAGGCGGACGCCGGTGCGGACCCCGGGGCGACGCTGGACGACTTCGATGCGCTGTGCGAACACCTGGCCACCCTCCATCCGTCCAAGTACAACCGCCTCGTCGACGGGGTGACCAGGGTGTGTCTGCGCGATGTCGCACCGCTACCGGACCAGGCCATCGCCCTCCGCCTCGTCGTCCTGGCGGACCGCCTCTACGACGCGGGGATCCCCGTCCGCAACTCGGGGGAGAAGCTGGATGCGATCTTCACCGAGGAGATGATCTCCGGCGGCTACCGGAAGAAGTACCTCCGGGCCACGTCCCGACTCCTCGCCCTCTCACGCTTCGACACCGTCGGAGGCTGA
- a CDS encoding dihydrofolate reductase family protein: MLSTRPPALDDDPAALDAIWTALRPERSTATPMIRAVMISSVDGTTTVDGRSGGLGTPTDRLIYDAMRARADLVLVGSGTALAEGYGPAEVSPVWADRRTGPAPVILVLTRSLPDRLIELCAGTGDRVRIAAAHDVDPERVEAARARGVTVYILDPGPTGAAIRSLLSGLDAGEVDFEGGPRLLGTLLSEGAVDELILSVSPQVIVGGDTSALTSGPGNARVPMRVVSAFTCSRGGLYTRWAVGEGVR, from the coding sequence GTGCTGTCGACCAGACCCCCAGCGCTCGACGACGACCCGGCGGCGCTCGACGCGATATGGACCGCCCTGCGCCCGGAACGCTCCACCGCGACTCCGATGATCCGTGCCGTCATGATCTCGTCCGTCGACGGGACCACCACCGTCGACGGCCGTAGCGGAGGGCTGGGAACGCCCACCGACCGCCTGATCTATGACGCGATGCGTGCCCGCGCCGACCTCGTCCTGGTGGGATCCGGGACAGCGTTGGCCGAGGGCTACGGTCCCGCCGAGGTGAGCCCGGTCTGGGCGGACAGGCGCACCGGCCCGGCACCCGTCATCCTGGTACTCACCCGGTCGTTGCCCGACCGGTTGATCGAGCTCTGTGCCGGCACCGGCGACCGGGTCCGGATAGCAGCAGCACACGACGTGGACCCCGAGCGCGTCGAGGCCGCGCGGGCGCGGGGTGTCACCGTGTACATACTGGACCCGGGTCCGACCGGCGCCGCGATCCGCTCCCTGCTGTCCGGCCTCGATGCCGGCGAGGTGGACTTCGAGGGTGGCCCCCGGCTCCTCGGGACACTGCTCTCGGAGGGCGCTGTGGATGAGCTCATCCTCTCGGTGTCGCCTCAGGTGATCGTCGGTGGCGACACCTCGGCCCTGACCTCGGGCCCCGGCAACGCCAGGGTTCCCATGCGGGTCGTCTCGGCGTTCACCTGCTCTCGCGGGGGCCTGTACACCCGTTGGGCAGTCGGCGAGGGCGTCCGTTGA
- a CDS encoding alpha/beta hydrolase, translated as MNRIRLARTAGAVVSALAVAAAGCAPIPATGPRLATGDGPGRSPGTGGGTELLAPPDWVPPRSELDWIPCADGGTRGIPADARVDCSLLGETPVLRLTTADTPDGSAPLVVVAGPGSPADELAIRFASAGTEITASHPIVIVDHKGRTGPAGTCLTPAARRTLDELADSDADPGSPELRGELAQTAQSCTDQLAGRELDFGATGAAEDLEELRQSWDVPGLAVLAVGAGARTALDYAGRHPGRVSLLILDSPAPWDGDQETAARSALDGSDAALRLWAASCTRTECGPGGADERVDTITRALDEARDPGARVPAALLSDVIRSALADLSGASAADASEGDVILGDIAASAPGTDDLPSSVRARAEALSSSSLRYVAECSDLPRRVPVNRVPELAAEWADDAPFGEILAAQLSACSTWPVPGQTVVELAGPAPVLLMSGLADPVAGAAALEPTAGMLSAAGAGDIRTLTWGAPGSRVVLHSACARSTVTEFLADPDSVERAVACPS; from the coding sequence TTGAACCGGATACGGCTGGCCCGGACAGCCGGTGCAGTGGTCTCGGCGCTGGCCGTGGCGGCTGCCGGATGTGCGCCGATACCCGCCACGGGGCCGCGGCTGGCCACCGGCGACGGACCCGGGCGTTCCCCCGGTACCGGCGGGGGGACCGAGCTCCTGGCCCCGCCCGACTGGGTCCCGCCGCGATCCGAACTCGACTGGATCCCCTGTGCGGACGGCGGTACCCGCGGGATTCCCGCGGACGCCCGCGTCGACTGCAGCCTGCTCGGCGAGACCCCGGTCCTCAGACTCACCACGGCGGACACCCCGGACGGTTCGGCTCCCCTCGTCGTGGTGGCCGGTCCCGGCAGTCCCGCCGACGAGCTCGCCATCCGGTTCGCCTCGGCTGGAACGGAGATCACGGCGTCACATCCGATCGTCATCGTGGACCACAAGGGACGCACCGGACCGGCCGGGACCTGCCTCACCCCCGCGGCTCGCCGGACCCTGGACGAGCTCGCCGATTCAGACGCGGACCCTGGCTCTCCGGAACTCCGCGGTGAACTCGCCCAGACCGCCCAGTCCTGCACGGACCAACTCGCGGGCCGGGAACTCGACTTCGGCGCCACCGGTGCCGCGGAGGACCTCGAGGAGCTCCGGCAGTCGTGGGATGTGCCGGGTCTCGCGGTGCTCGCCGTGGGAGCGGGCGCTCGCACGGCCCTGGACTACGCCGGGAGGCACCCCGGCCGGGTGTCGCTGCTGATCCTGGACTCGCCCGCCCCGTGGGACGGGGATCAGGAGACCGCCGCCCGATCCGCGCTCGACGGCTCCGACGCCGCGCTGCGCCTGTGGGCGGCGTCGTGCACCCGGACCGAATGCGGGCCGGGCGGCGCGGACGAGAGGGTCGACACGATCACCCGCGCCCTCGACGAGGCGCGGGATCCGGGCGCCCGCGTTCCGGCCGCACTCCTGTCCGACGTCATCCGGTCCGCACTCGCCGATCTGTCCGGGGCGTCCGCCGCCGACGCCTCCGAGGGGGACGTGATCCTCGGCGACATCGCGGCCTCGGCCCCCGGCACCGACGATCTCCCCTCCTCGGTGCGCGCCCGGGCGGAGGCGTTGTCGAGCTCGTCGCTCCGCTACGTGGCGGAGTGCTCCGACCTGCCCCGGCGGGTTCCGGTGAACCGCGTTCCGGAACTCGCCGCCGAATGGGCGGACGACGCACCGTTCGGGGAGATCCTGGCCGCTCAGCTGTCCGCGTGTTCGACCTGGCCCGTCCCGGGCCAGACCGTGGTCGAGCTGGCCGGTCCCGCTCCCGTGCTCCTGATGAGCGGGCTCGCGGACCCCGTCGCCGGTGCCGCCGCGCTGGAACCCACCGCGGGCATGCTCTCGGCCGCCGGGGCCGGCGACATCCGCACCCTCACCTGGGGCGCGCCCGGATCACGGGTTGTCCTCCACTCCGCGTGCGCCAGGTCCACCGTCACGGAGTTCCTCGCCGACCCGGACTCGGTCGAACGAGCCGTGGCCTGCCCCTCCTGA
- a CDS encoding glycosyltransferase family 87 protein, with product MPLPTRSTMSVPRLLNHILWPLAIMTVIHRVLIKAVNGSITNDFGTVYAATRRFLAGEPVYSENLLTVQPHYLYAPSGTFLLAPFGAIDNYTVARWLFIIVNTAAIIGALWLLMRLFDLDVRSFAAPAILLGAFWTEAVTNTLVFTNVNGVIFLCQVAFLYLLHRRRLWWAGVAMGLSLAIKPMLAPLLVLPLIRKQWQPFVGAVAIPAATMAAGWALTVDAGRYLEVTAPYMGEVRDYYNSSIAGLGLYYGVPEPLVLAARILIVVATLVAVWLLLDYRHNHEVLWLTTTSGVILAGVFLVSSLGQMYYSMMLIPIMLSVVLDKSLVRNWPAWLAAYGFFTLDFWESARWPYYGRLLEFAHPTLGWLLLLSTVLVILLWRRTDPRRHERIAPAAAAA from the coding sequence GTGCCGCTGCCGACCCGAAGCACTATGTCCGTGCCCCGCCTGCTCAACCACATCCTGTGGCCGCTGGCGATCATGACCGTGATCCATCGCGTCCTGATCAAGGCCGTCAACGGGTCCATCACCAACGACTTCGGGACCGTCTACGCGGCGACCAGGCGTTTCCTGGCCGGTGAACCCGTCTACAGCGAGAACCTGCTCACGGTCCAGCCGCACTACCTCTACGCCCCGAGCGGCACGTTCCTGCTTGCCCCGTTCGGCGCCATCGACAACTACACGGTGGCGCGGTGGCTGTTCATCATCGTCAACACCGCGGCGATCATCGGCGCGCTGTGGCTGCTCATGCGACTGTTCGACCTCGACGTGCGGTCGTTCGCGGCCCCGGCGATCCTCCTGGGGGCCTTCTGGACCGAGGCGGTCACCAACACCCTGGTGTTCACCAACGTCAACGGCGTGATCTTCCTGTGCCAGGTGGCGTTCCTCTACCTGCTGCACCGCAGGCGGCTCTGGTGGGCCGGCGTGGCGATGGGACTGTCCCTGGCGATCAAACCGATGCTCGCCCCGCTTCTGGTCCTGCCGCTGATCCGGAAGCAGTGGCAGCCCTTCGTGGGCGCAGTGGCGATCCCCGCCGCCACCATGGCCGCGGGCTGGGCCCTCACCGTGGACGCCGGGCGGTACCTCGAGGTCACTGCGCCCTACATGGGCGAGGTCCGCGACTACTACAACAGCTCGATCGCCGGCCTGGGCCTGTACTACGGCGTCCCCGAACCTCTCGTCCTGGCCGCCCGCATCCTGATCGTGGTGGCCACCCTCGTCGCCGTGTGGCTCCTGTTGGACTACCGGCACAACCACGAGGTGCTGTGGCTCACCACCACGTCGGGTGTCATCCTGGCCGGGGTGTTCCTGGTCTCCAGCCTGGGCCAGATGTACTACTCGATGATGCTCATCCCGATCATGCTCTCGGTGGTCCTCGACAAGTCGCTGGTACGCAACTGGCCCGCCTGGTTGGCGGCATACGGGTTCTTCACCCTGGACTTCTGGGAGTCGGCCCGGTGGCCGTACTACGGGCGGTTGCTGGAGTTCGCCCATCCGACTCTCGGGTGGCTGCTGCTCCTGTCCACCGTGCTCGTGATCCTGCTGTGGCGGCGAACGGACCCCCGGCGGCACGAGCGGATCGCACCGGCTGCCGCGGCGGCGTAG
- the msrB gene encoding peptide-methionine (R)-S-oxide reductase MsrB codes for MSEPTDTPSNTTQPDFTLDDAEWRRRLTPEEYQVLRRAGTERPYTGEYTDTTTEGVYRCRGCGAELFRSDSKFESNCGWPSFFTPLAGGAVIERTDSSMGMTRTEVVCANCHGHLGHVFSGEGYPTPTDLRYCINSVSMTLEPAED; via the coding sequence ATGAGTGAGCCCACCGACACCCCCTCAAACACGACGCAGCCGGACTTCACCCTCGACGACGCGGAGTGGCGCCGCAGGCTGACCCCCGAGGAATACCAGGTACTCCGCCGGGCCGGCACCGAGCGGCCCTACACCGGGGAGTACACCGACACCACCACGGAGGGCGTCTACCGTTGTCGCGGCTGCGGTGCGGAGTTGTTCCGCAGCGACTCCAAGTTCGAGTCGAACTGCGGTTGGCCCTCGTTCTTCACCCCGCTGGCCGGAGGGGCCGTCATCGAGCGGACCGACTCCTCCATGGGGATGACCCGGACCGAGGTGGTGTGCGCCAACTGCCACGGCCACCTCGGGCACGTCTTCTCCGGGGAGGGCTACCCCACCCCCACCGACCTCCGCTACTGCATCAACTCCGTGAGCATGACCCTCGAGCCGGCAGAGGACTGA
- the hemQ gene encoding hydrogen peroxide-dependent heme synthase yields the protein MARLDYKKLNSTLRYLMFSVFTVTPGELGEDRAAVTADLEQFLARFDGTDVVVRGLYDVSGLRAEADFMIWTHAEHIEDLQRFYNEFRRTTILGRASTAYWSNTALHRPAEFNKSHIPAFLAEEEPGAYVSVYPFVRSYEWYLLPDEERRQILAQHGRAAREYPDVRANTVPSFSLGDYEWLLAFEAPQLDRIVDLMRVMRSTEARRHVREEVPFFTGPRVSAEQLATTMP from the coding sequence ATGGCACGCCTTGACTACAAGAAGCTCAACTCGACGCTCCGCTACCTCATGTTCTCGGTCTTCACCGTGACGCCGGGGGAGTTGGGGGAGGACCGGGCCGCGGTCACCGCGGACCTCGAGCAGTTCCTCGCCCGGTTCGACGGCACCGACGTGGTGGTGCGCGGTCTGTACGACGTCTCGGGGCTGCGCGCCGAGGCCGACTTCATGATCTGGACCCACGCGGAGCACATCGAGGACCTGCAGCGGTTCTACAACGAGTTCCGGCGCACCACGATCCTGGGCCGGGCCAGCACGGCCTACTGGTCCAACACCGCGCTGCACCGCCCCGCGGAGTTCAACAAGAGCCACATTCCGGCATTCCTCGCCGAGGAGGAGCCCGGTGCGTACGTCTCGGTCTACCCGTTCGTCCGCTCGTACGAGTGGTACCTGCTCCCCGACGAGGAGCGCCGCCAGATCCTCGCCCAGCACGGTCGCGCGGCACGCGAGTACCCGGACGTCCGGGCCAACACCGTGCCGTCGTTCTCGCTCGGCGACTACGAGTGGCTACTGGCCTTCGAGGCCCCCCAGCTCGACCGGATCGTTGACCTGATGCGCGTCATGCGCAGCACCGAGGCGCGGCGTCACGTCCGCGAGGAGGTCCCGTTCTTCACCGGGCCCCGGGTCAGCGCCGAGCAGCTTGCCACCACGATGCCCTGA
- the hemG gene encoding protoporphyrinogen oxidase → MAPRVAVVGGGLSGLTAAYQLALDLPGARITILEASDSVGGALHTVDFPSGPMELGAEAFIGRRPEATELVAELGLSETLRHPGPLGPAILTGGRLVPMPVRTLMGLPSDAATLSGVLSPGESAIAARETDTPLDWEPGGDVSLGRLVAERFGDAVVARLVDPMLGGVYAAPSSGLGLRQVIPGLAEALDRGAPTLTAAIAGLVGNRVPGPVFASLDGGYRRLVAALVEASGAVVRTHGTCTAIHREATGYALTVTGARGSWVEDADLVVVAVPVPHATSLLAAAGDVDGAVSRLSGIRTASSAVVAMEADRGLDLPELSGVLVATDEPVPFKAMTFTSQKWPHLDTRPGHLVRVSFGRLDDDDVLTADDIALARMAESALAGVCGSAPTIRYSRVRRWEDALAEIGPGHTERIAAVRAELADRLPGVELVGGATEGVGVPACIGSARAAARRLSARWQD, encoded by the coding sequence GTGGCCCCACGTGTCGCGGTGGTCGGGGGCGGTCTCAGCGGACTCACCGCCGCCTACCAGCTCGCCCTGGACCTGCCCGGTGCCCGGATCACGATCCTCGAGGCGTCGGATTCGGTCGGCGGGGCGCTCCACACCGTCGACTTCCCCTCCGGCCCCATGGAACTGGGGGCCGAGGCCTTCATCGGCCGCCGTCCCGAGGCCACCGAACTTGTCGCCGAACTGGGTCTCTCCGAGACCCTGAGGCATCCGGGTCCGCTCGGACCGGCGATCCTCACCGGCGGTCGACTGGTCCCGATGCCGGTCAGGACCCTCATGGGGCTGCCGTCCGACGCCGCCACCCTGTCCGGTGTCCTGTCCCCGGGGGAATCGGCCATAGCCGCCCGCGAGACCGATACGCCTCTGGACTGGGAGCCCGGCGGGGACGTCTCGCTGGGCCGACTGGTGGCCGAGCGGTTCGGCGACGCGGTGGTCGCGAGGCTCGTCGATCCCATGCTCGGCGGGGTGTACGCGGCCCCCAGCTCGGGACTCGGCCTGCGGCAGGTGATCCCCGGTCTCGCCGAGGCATTGGACCGCGGCGCGCCCACGCTGACCGCCGCCATCGCCGGCCTCGTGGGCAACCGCGTCCCCGGACCGGTGTTCGCCTCCCTCGACGGCGGGTACCGGCGCCTGGTGGCGGCCCTGGTGGAGGCGTCGGGCGCCGTGGTGCGCACGCACGGTACCTGCACCGCGATCCATCGCGAGGCCACCGGATACGCGCTCACGGTCACCGGCGCGCGCGGGTCGTGGGTGGAGGACGCGGACCTCGTCGTCGTCGCCGTACCCGTCCCGCACGCCACTTCGCTCCTCGCGGCGGCCGGTGATGTGGACGGCGCGGTGAGCCGCCTGTCCGGGATCCGGACCGCGTCCTCCGCCGTGGTGGCGATGGAGGCCGACCGGGGGCTCGACCTTCCCGAACTCTCCGGTGTGTTGGTGGCCACCGACGAGCCGGTCCCGTTCAAGGCGATGACCTTCACCAGTCAGAAGTGGCCCCACCTCGACACACGCCCGGGACACCTGGTGCGGGTGTCGTTCGGGCGGCTCGACGACGACGACGTACTCACCGCCGACGACATCGCGTTGGCCAGGATGGCCGAATCGGCCCTGGCCGGGGTCTGCGGATCCGCACCGACGATCCGGTACTCGCGTGTCCGACGCTGGGAGGACGCCCTCGCGGAGATCGGTCCGGGCCACACCGAGCGGATCGCGGCTGTGCGGGCCGAGCTGGCGGACCGGTTGCCCGGGGTGGAGTTGGTCGGAGGAGCGACCGAGGGGGTCGGGGTGCCCGCCTGCATCGGTTCGGCACGGGCCGCGGCTCGGCGGTTGTCCGCCAGGTGGCAGGATTGA
- the hemE gene encoding uroporphyrinogen decarboxylase, whose product MLNSDVPSNPRSVDTQGSGRATARRAGTGPYLDEVSGTGAAHTPVWFMRQAGRSLPEYRELRAGSTMLEACFDPEMTCEVTLQPVRRHGVDAAIFFSDIVIPLAAAGVDIDIVPGTGPVVAEPIRDEAGVAALPDLTPDRLEKIGEAVRMVVAELDPQVALIGFAGAPFTMASYLIEGGPSRNHEHTKSLMYSRPDLWNSLMSKLADLTTVFLRAQIDAGVDAVQLFDSWAGALSLRDYRSMVLPHSAGIFADEVISTVPRTHFGVGTGELLGAMGEAGPEVVGVDWRIPLDDAAGRVPGKVLQGNLDPAMLFADRSALDSEVRRILDEGARARELGARGHVFNLGHGVLPATDPGAVTHVVELVHELTGK is encoded by the coding sequence GTGCTGAACTCCGATGTGCCCTCGAATCCCAGGTCCGTTGACACCCAGGGCTCCGGGCGCGCCACCGCGCGCCGAGCCGGGACCGGACCCTACCTCGACGAAGTCAGTGGCACCGGCGCCGCGCACACCCCGGTGTGGTTCATGCGTCAGGCGGGTCGCTCGCTGCCCGAGTACCGCGAGCTGCGGGCCGGGAGCACGATGCTCGAGGCCTGTTTCGATCCCGAGATGACCTGCGAGGTCACGCTGCAGCCGGTCCGCCGCCACGGAGTGGACGCCGCGATCTTCTTCTCAGACATCGTCATCCCGCTCGCGGCCGCGGGTGTGGACATCGACATCGTGCCGGGCACCGGGCCCGTGGTGGCCGAGCCGATCCGCGACGAGGCCGGGGTCGCCGCACTTCCCGACCTCACCCCGGACCGACTCGAGAAGATCGGCGAGGCCGTCCGCATGGTGGTGGCCGAACTCGACCCGCAGGTCGCTCTCATCGGTTTCGCCGGCGCCCCCTTCACCATGGCCTCGTACCTCATCGAGGGCGGCCCCAGCCGCAACCACGAGCACACCAAGTCGCTCATGTACTCGCGTCCCGACCTCTGGAACTCGTTGATGTCCAAGCTCGCCGACCTCACGACGGTGTTCCTGCGGGCGCAGATCGACGCCGGCGTCGACGCTGTCCAGCTCTTCGACTCCTGGGCCGGGGCGCTGAGCCTGCGTGACTACCGCTCGATGGTGCTGCCGCACTCCGCCGGCATCTTCGCCGACGAGGTCATCTCCACGGTTCCCCGCACCCACTTCGGTGTGGGCACCGGGGAGCTGCTCGGTGCGATGGGGGAGGCCGGCCCGGAGGTCGTCGGCGTGGACTGGCGCATCCCGCTGGACGACGCCGCCGGTCGCGTGCCGGGCAAGGTCCTCCAGGGCAACCTCGACCCCGCGATGCTCTTCGCCGACCGTTCGGCTCTGGACTCCGAGGTCCGCAGGATCCTCGACGAGGGGGCACGGGCTCGTGAACTGGGCGCCCGCGGGCATGTGTTCAACCTCGGGCACGGTGTCCTGCCCGCCACCGACCCGGGCGCCGTGACCCACGTGGTGGAGCTGGTCCACGAGCTGACCGGGAAGTAG
- a CDS encoding DUF3000 domain-containing protein, giving the protein MSTSVNDGEPEVFREAVESLSRLEVRPEISVGPIRPPQRLAPYSHALGVEIIPPTGDDVPEFSDGDAFGRLILLHDPSGDDAWNGTLRLVAYIQADMEASLAGDPLLPQVAWSWLTEALDEDAGPYTSLGGTVTSTASVRYGDISGPPQAHQLELRASWTPLEPDLTGHAAAFCKTLALAAGLPPVGVTSLHRRA; this is encoded by the coding sequence GTGAGCACATCGGTCAATGACGGCGAGCCCGAGGTCTTCCGGGAAGCGGTCGAGTCGCTGTCCCGACTCGAGGTCCGCCCGGAGATCTCCGTCGGCCCGATCCGTCCGCCGCAGAGACTGGCGCCGTACAGTCACGCGCTCGGGGTCGAGATCATCCCGCCGACCGGGGACGACGTGCCCGAGTTCTCCGACGGTGACGCCTTCGGCCGTCTGATCCTCCTGCACGACCCGTCCGGGGACGACGCGTGGAACGGCACACTGCGCCTGGTCGCCTACATCCAGGCCGACATGGAGGCATCCCTGGCCGGCGATCCCCTCCTGCCCCAGGTCGCCTGGAGCTGGCTCACTGAGGCGCTCGACGAGGACGCCGGTCCCTATACCTCTCTCGGCGGGACGGTCACCAGCACGGCGTCGGTCCGGTACGGCGACATCTCCGGCCCGCCCCAGGCACACCAGCTCGAGCTTCGCGCCTCGTGGACCCCACTCGAGCCCGACCTGACCGGCCACGCGGCCGCGTTCTGCAAGACCCTCGCGCTGGCCGCCGGACTACCGCCCGTCGGCGTGACCTCCCTCCACCGTCGGGCGTGA